The Pseudomonas leptonychotis genomic sequence CACAGCCGCCTGATTGGTGACAAAGCTGATCTGGTCCCCGCGGTAACGCATGATGTGGTTCCAGATGGCTTCCTGGCCGGTTTTAGGCAGAGGGAAAGGAATACCCGCTGCCGCACCGTCGACACCGTTGCCACCCGAGATCAACTCAGCGTTCTGCGCATTGAAGCGCGTAGCATCATAGATACGTTGCGGTGCAGCCGCACTACGACGGGTGGGGAAAACTCGCAGGAAATAATCCGGATTTTTCGTCAGCAGGGTTTGCAAGCCCGCAGGCAGCTGCGCCTGGTACTGCGCCATATTTTGGCTGTTGATCTGGTACAGCATGGCATCGGCAGCGTAAGGGTCCGGATGGTGCATACCCGGCTGGTAGTTGGCCGGCGGTTGTGCCAGGCCTCCATCCCAAGCGGGAATGGTGCCAGCGGTATTACCCGCGCGCTCTCCGCCCAGCGGAGTCAGGTCCTGACCCAGACGCGCGGCCTGGGTACTGTCGACTTTGGCCTGTGCCTGTAGCGCACACGTAGCCAGTAGCAGAATTGCAAGCGTTCTCAACACAGCGATCTCCTCGCAGCCTGGCCAGAGGCAGGGCTGCTGTTTTTATGACCCAGGCTATCAGGGCCTGGGTTTGTGTGCCGTCTTGGTGAGGAGCCATCCTGGCGGACGTCGGATTATTCCGATCTTGTGCAATCATCCTTGTGCTTAGGGTCTTACTGCGCCAGAAACTCAGCGCGCGAATCAATCAACTGATGCGCTGGAACTTCAAATCCCACACGCCGTGCCCGAGGCGCTCGCCGCGACGCTCGAACTTGGTAGTCGGGCGCTCCGCTGGGCGCGGTACATACTGGCCATCTTCAGCCAGGTTCTGGTAACCGGGGGCTACGTTCATCACCTCCAGCATGTACTCGGCATAAGGTTGCCAATCGGTGGCCATGTGCAGCACACCACCGATCTTGAGCTTCTGCCTCACCAGTTCGGCAAAGGCCGGTTGTACGATACGGCGCTTGTTATGCTTGGCCTTGTGCCACGGGTCCGGGAAGAATAGCAGCACCCGCTCAAGGCTGGCGTCAGCCACACAATTTCGCAGCACCTCCAGCGCATCACAGCTGTAGACGCGCATATTGCTGAGGTTTTGCGTCATCAGACCATTGAGCAGTGCGCCGACACCCGGACGGTGCACCTCAACCCCGATAAAGTCCTGCTCAGGCGCTGCGGCGGCCATTTCCAGGGTCGAGTGGCCCATGCCAAAACCGATTTCGAAGGTACGCGGCGCGCTGCGGCCGAATACCTGGTCGAAATCGCGCAAGCCATCCTCCAGTTGCAGGCCGAACTTCGGCCAGCCCTGATCGAGGCCACGTTGCTGGCCTTCGGTCATGCGCCCGGCACGCATCACGAAACTCTTGATCGCGCGGTGCTTGGAAGTGTCTTCAGCCGGCTCGGGCTGTTGTGGCAAATCAGTCATGCTGTGCTCTTAGAATGCGTTTACTTGATCAGGCCATCCAGCGGCGACGAGGCGCTGGCATAGAGTTTTTTCGGCATGCGCCCGGCCAGGTAGGCCATACGCCCAGCGATAATGGCGTGCTTCATGGCCTCGCCCATCAGAATCGGGTTTTGCGCGTGGGCAATGGCGCTGTTCATTAGCACGGCCTCGCAGCCCAGCTCCATGGCGATAGTCGCATCAGAAGCGGTACCTACGCCGGCATCGACCAGCACTGGGACTGTGGCTTCTTCGAGAATAATGCGCAGGTTGTAAGGGTTGCAGATACCCAGCCCAGTGCCGATTAGACCGGCCAGCGGCATCACCGCGATACAGCCCATCGCCGCCAGTTCACGGGCGATGATGGGATCGTCGCTGGTGTAAACCATCACATCAAAACCGTCCTTGACCAGCACTTCGGCGGCCTTGAGGGTTTCGATCACATTGGGGAACAGGGTTTTCTGATCGGCCAACACTTCCAGCTTGACCAGCTTGTGGCCGTCGAGCAGCTCACGAGCCAGCCGGCAGGTGCGCACGGCTTCCACGGCGTCATAGCAGCCTGCGGTATTCGGCAGGATGGTGTATTTATCGGGACTGATGACATCGAGCAGATTCGGTTCATCCGGGTTTTGCCCGATATTGGTCCGGCGTACCGCTACGGTGACGATCTCAGCACCCGAGGCCTCGATGGCCAAACGGGTTTCTTCGAGGTCCTTGTACTTACCGGTACCCACCAGCAAACGCGACTTGTAGGTGCGGCCGGCCAAGGTAAAGGGTTTGTCGTTGCGAACATGGCTCATGGGAAATCCTCTTGAAGTGGGCGGGCAGTCAGCGCGTGCAGCTGACTTCAACCGCCACCGATGGCATGCACCACTTCAACCTGGTCACCTTCGCGCAGGGCGGTGGTGGCGTGCTGGCTGCGCGGCACGATATCCAGATTGAGTTCAACCGCCACGCGGCGTCCAACCAGATCCAGACGATCGATCAACCCGGCGACGGTGACACCGTCGGCCAATTCAAATGGTTCACCGTTTAACTGAATATGCATGACGGCTCGGTCACAACTGGGAAAAGGGCCGGCATTCTAGCCTGATCGTGAGCGTTGACCAAGGTTGAAGACGGCCACTCGTCCTGCTTTCTGACTTATGGGTCAGGCGTACCACGCTACTTCAGCCGCCAGACCGCTAACCCGAGACACAGCCAGCCGGCAAGAAAGGCAAGGCCACCGAAAGGCGTGATCACTCCCAACCCAGCAATACCGCTCAGGGTTAACGCATACAGGCTGCCAGAAAACAGCACGATACCCAGGGTAAATAGCGCACCGGCGCAATTGACCAATCGCGCCGGCCGCAGCAAAGCCAATAACCCGACACCCAACAGAGCCAACGCGTGAATCAGCTGGTAGTGCGTGCCGGTTTGAAAGACCGCCAAATAGGCTGGCGTCAGCTGACTCTTCAAACCATGCGCGGCAAAAGCACCTAGGGCGACACCGGTAAAACCGGCACAGGTGGACAGCAATAACCATAGACGCGCCATGCATCACTCCAGCTATCAGCACAGGGCTGGCTATAATGGCCGGCAATGTCTTCTCGGCCAAGTACGCATGCTCCGATTCATCGCCCGCCGCTTGCTTAAATTCGTGCTCTATCTAGTGATCGGCTCGGCGCTGCTGGTGCTGGCGCTGCGCTGGATACCGCCACCGGGTGCTGCGCTGATGGTTGAGCGCAAGATCGAATCCTGGGTCGATGATCAGCCGATCGACCTGCAGCGCAGCTGGCGCCCCTGGAAGGAGTTGCCCGACGACCTGAAAATGGCCGTCATCGCCGGCGAAGACCAGAAGTTCGCCGAGCACTGGGGCTTCGATGTCGCGGCAATACAAGCAGCCCTGGAGCACAACCAGCAAGGCGGCTCGCTACGCGGGGCCAGCACACTTAGCCAGCAAGTCGCCAAAAACTTATTTCTGTGGTCCGGCCGTAGCTGGCTGCGCAAAGGTCTTGAGGTGTGGTTTACCGGTTTGATTGAGCTGCTATGGCCCAAACAGCGGATTCTTGAGGTGTACCTCAATAGCGTTGAATGGAGCGACGGCGTGTTCGGCGCCGAGGCGGCGGCACGCCACCACTTCAACGTCGGCGCGCCTTACCTGTCCCGTCAACAGGCCAGCTTACTGGCCGCCGTGCTACCCAACCCACGCAAGTGGAGCGCCAGCCGCCCAAGCGCCCGCATCAGCCGCCGCGCTAACTGGATTCGCCAGCAGATGCTGCAACTGGGCGGCAGCCATTACCTCAACCGCCTGCAATCCAGCCGCCCCGAGTGGTGGCCGGATGAGTTGAAGAACTTCTAGCTCATCGCTGTTTAAGCAAATGCCGCGGCACCGCATACAGAAAGTACAACTCGTCACCCTGTAAATGCGCGGTCACGCCCAGCTCCGGGTACACCCAGGCCTGACCTTCCGCCAGCTCCAGCGTGAGGCGCGGCTGGCCGATGCTCGCGGCCAATCGCGCCACGTCTAGCGGCGCTGTCGGCAATAGCGTCATGGCGACAATCGCGTGGTTGGCCAGTGGCTGCAGCAGCTGATTACCGAGCGGTTGTTCCTTGTCCGCCGGCTTTAGCCCGGCCGCTGCCAGCAAACTTTCGCGCTCGGCGTTGTCCAGCCCCACTTCGGCCTCTACAGACCAGTTGCCGTCGGCGTCCTGCAGCTCACCGCGGTAAAGCAAACGGGCACCGTCCAGGTTGGGCTGCAGCCATAACTCGCCCTCTACCGCGTCACGCAGACGCACCAAACTCAAGCGATCATCCGCCAGCGGCGTGAGCACATCGGCCTGCCACTGGGCCAGCCAAGGCAGGGGTTGTGCCGGCGGCTGCGGGCGCATCAGCCATGCCCCCCAAGCAAAGAACAAAGCGGCAATCACGGCAAAAACAAGCCCGTGCTGCAGGCGTATGGGCGGCAATTTCATCAGGGTTTTCCTTGGACAGAAAAAAGCCGCACCTGGGTGCGGCTTTTGACAGTAGCGCGATTTACGCGGCGATCGAACCTTTGAGCTTGTTCATCGCGTTCTTTTCCAACTGACGGATACGCTCAGCGGATACGTTGTACTTGGCAGCCAGGTCATGCAGCGTGGCTTTTTCCTCAGCCAGCCAGCGCTGGTAGAGAATGTCACGGCTGCGCTCATCCAGACCTTCCAGCGCCACATGCAAGTTGGCGGTGGAGCTGTCGCTCCAGTCGGAATCTTCCAACTGCAGCGCCGGATCGTAGCGGTGATCTTCCAAGTAGTTCGCGGGCGATTTGAACGCGCTTTCATCGTCCGCTTCGGCAGCCGGGTCAAAGGCCATGTCATGGCCAGTCAGACGGCTTTCCATCTCACGCACTTCACGCGGTTCAACACCCAGGCTTTCTGCCACGGCGTGTACTTCGTCGTTATTCAACCAAGCCAGGCGCTTCTTCTGGCTGCGCAGGTTGAAGAACAGCTTGCGCTGCGCCTTGGTGGTGGCGACTTTGACGATGCGCCAGTTACGCAGAATGAACTCATGAATTTCCGCACGAATCCAATGCACGGCGAACGACACCAGGCGTACGCCCATTTCCGGATTGAAGCGCTTGACCGCCTTCATCAGGCCAACGTTGCCTTCCTGAATCAGGTCAGCCTGGGCCAAGCCATAACCCGAGTAGCTACGGGCGATATGCACCACAAAACGCAGGTGAGCCAACACCATCTGCCGGGCGGCTTCCAAGTCTTGCTTATAGAAGAGACTTTCCGCCAGCTCGCGCTCCTGCTCAGGGGTCAACAGCGGGATGCCGTTTACCGCATGCACGTATGCTTCTAGGTTGGCACCCGGAACCAGAGCATGAACAGGTTGCAAAGAAGTGGACATTTGAATCCTCCGACTAACAAATCGTGACGCAGTTTAGCACTGCCCCATGGGACTTTGTGCATAGGCACAAGTTCCCTTACACATAGTCAACATCAATCAAAACAATAACTTACTACCTAGGGGCCAGCTCACTCAAGTGTCTAGCGACCGCCAGCCAGGCGCCAATATAGCCCAACAGCACCGCGCCGAGCAGCAGAGATAGACCATCGGCTAATGGCACACCACCCAAGGCAAAGTCACTGCCATACAAACCGGCTAGGCGCACCACTGCATCGTTCAGCCAACCCAACCCATAAGCCAACAACAGCCAGGCCAGCAGGCCAGCACCCAGGCCATACAGCGTACCCATATAGAGGAACGGGCGACGCACATAGCTGTCGGTGCCGCCGACCAGCTTGATCACCTCGATCTCGGTGCGGCGATTCTCGATATGCAGGCGAATGGTATTGCCAATAACCAGTAACAGCGCCATCACCAGCAACAGGGTCAAGCCAAAAACAAAGCGCTCACCTAGCTTGAGCATGGCACTTAGGCGCTCGACCCACAGCAGATCCAGCTGCGCCTGTTGCACCTGGGGCAGCTCAGCCAGGCGCAAGCGCAAGGCTTCCAGGGCGGCCTTGTCGACTTCATGCGGGGTGACCACGATCACGCCGGGCAGCGGGTTATCCGGCAGTTCTTTCAGCGCCTCACCAAGACCCGACTGCTGCTGGAATTCGGCCAAAGCCTGCTCACGACTGATCCACTCGGCATCGCTGACATCATCCATGGCACCAATCTGCTCACGCAACGCTTGGCCCTGAGCCTCACTGGCGTCGATCTGCAGGAACAGCGAAATCTGCGCCGCGCGCTGCCAAGAGCCGCCGAGTCGCTCGACGTTATCCAGCAGAAGGGCCAGGCCCATAGGCAGGCTCAGGGCGACGGCCATCACCAGGCAGGTAAAAAAGCTGCCGATCGGCTGCTTACCCAACCGGCGCAGGCTATCGACGAGGCTGGCACGATGGTTTTCCAACCACGCATGCACCTGATTGGAAAAACTTGGGCCGTCGTCCGGCGTCGGCGATTCGGATTTTTTCGCGGCCGCACCGACGCGTTGCGCCGGTTGCGGCGGCGGCATGCGCGTAGCACTCATACGAAAGCCTCCCCATCACCAATCAAACGGCCGCGCTGCAAGGTCAGCATGCGGTGGCGCATACGGGCAATCAGCGCCAGGTCGTGGCTGGCAATCAGCACGGTGGTGCCCAAGCGGTTGATGTCTTCAAACACGCCCATGATCTCGGCGGCCAGCCGCGGGTCAAGGTTGCCCGTGGGCTCATCCGCCAACAGCAAAGCCGGACGATGAACCACGGCGCGGGCGATACCGACACGCTGTTGCTGACCGGTGGACAGGTCACCAGGAGACTGATCAGCCTTGTCGGCCAGCGATACACGCTCCAGCG encodes the following:
- the trmB gene encoding tRNA (guanosine(46)-N7)-methyltransferase TrmB, with translation MTDLPQQPEPAEDTSKHRAIKSFVMRAGRMTEGQQRGLDQGWPKFGLQLEDGLRDFDQVFGRSAPRTFEIGFGMGHSTLEMAAAAPEQDFIGVEVHRPGVGALLNGLMTQNLSNMRVYSCDALEVLRNCVADASLERVLLFFPDPWHKAKHNKRRIVQPAFAELVRQKLKIGGVLHMATDWQPYAEYMLEVMNVAPGYQNLAEDGQYVPRPAERPTTKFERRGERLGHGVWDLKFQRIS
- a CDS encoding thiazole synthase, whose amino-acid sequence is MSHVRNDKPFTLAGRTYKSRLLVGTGKYKDLEETRLAIEASGAEIVTVAVRRTNIGQNPDEPNLLDVISPDKYTILPNTAGCYDAVEAVRTCRLARELLDGHKLVKLEVLADQKTLFPNVIETLKAAEVLVKDGFDVMVYTSDDPIIARELAAMGCIAVMPLAGLIGTGLGICNPYNLRIILEEATVPVLVDAGVGTASDATIAMELGCEAVLMNSAIAHAQNPILMGEAMKHAIIAGRMAYLAGRMPKKLYASASSPLDGLIK
- the thiS gene encoding sulfur carrier protein ThiS, which translates into the protein MHIQLNGEPFELADGVTVAGLIDRLDLVGRRVAVELNLDIVPRSQHATTALREGDQVEVVHAIGGG
- a CDS encoding DUF423 domain-containing protein: MARLWLLLSTCAGFTGVALGAFAAHGLKSQLTPAYLAVFQTGTHYQLIHALALLGVGLLALLRPARLVNCAGALFTLGIVLFSGSLYALTLSGIAGLGVITPFGGLAFLAGWLCLGLAVWRLK
- the mtgA gene encoding monofunctional biosynthetic peptidoglycan transglycosylase, whose amino-acid sequence is MLRFIARRLLKFVLYLVIGSALLVLALRWIPPPGAALMVERKIESWVDDQPIDLQRSWRPWKELPDDLKMAVIAGEDQKFAEHWGFDVAAIQAALEHNQQGGSLRGASTLSQQVAKNLFLWSGRSWLRKGLEVWFTGLIELLWPKQRILEVYLNSVEWSDGVFGAEAAARHHFNVGAPYLSRQQASLLAAVLPNPRKWSASRPSARISRRANWIRQQMLQLGGSHYLNRLQSSRPEWWPDELKNF
- the rpoH gene encoding RNA polymerase sigma factor RpoH, which translates into the protein MSTSLQPVHALVPGANLEAYVHAVNGIPLLTPEQERELAESLFYKQDLEAARQMVLAHLRFVVHIARSYSGYGLAQADLIQEGNVGLMKAVKRFNPEMGVRLVSFAVHWIRAEIHEFILRNWRIVKVATTKAQRKLFFNLRSQKKRLAWLNNDEVHAVAESLGVEPREVREMESRLTGHDMAFDPAAEADDESAFKSPANYLEDHRYDPALQLEDSDWSDSSTANLHVALEGLDERSRDILYQRWLAEEKATLHDLAAKYNVSAERIRQLEKNAMNKLKGSIAA
- the ftsX gene encoding permease-like cell division protein FtsX; translation: MSATRMPPPQPAQRVGAAAKKSESPTPDDGPSFSNQVHAWLENHRASLVDSLRRLGKQPIGSFFTCLVMAVALSLPMGLALLLDNVERLGGSWQRAAQISLFLQIDASEAQGQALREQIGAMDDVSDAEWISREQALAEFQQQSGLGEALKELPDNPLPGVIVVTPHEVDKAALEALRLRLAELPQVQQAQLDLLWVERLSAMLKLGERFVFGLTLLLVMALLLVIGNTIRLHIENRRTEIEVIKLVGGTDSYVRRPFLYMGTLYGLGAGLLAWLLLAYGLGWLNDAVVRLAGLYGSDFALGGVPLADGLSLLLGAVLLGYIGAWLAVARHLSELAPR